The Campylobacter sp. MIT 99-7217 genome contains a region encoding:
- a CDS encoding c-type cytochrome → MKKFLAISALACLGVSAFAADGATLYKKCAVCHGPNADKVYLNKVPALKSLKSADRLQYMKEYAEGKRNAYGQGAIMKINLKGLTEDDFKAIETYIESL, encoded by the coding sequence ATGAAAAAGTTTTTAGCTATTTCAGCTTTAGCCTGTCTTGGTGTTTCAGCCTTTGCTGCTGATGGTGCTACACTTTATAAAAAATGTGCAGTTTGTCATGGACCTAATGCAGATAAAGTGTATTTAAACAAAGTTCCAGCTCTTAAGTCTTTAAAATCAGCTGACAGACTTCAGTATATGAAAGAGTATGCTGAGGGCAAAAGAAACGCTTACGGTCAAGGTGCGATTATGAAGATCAATCTTAAAGGCTTGACAGAAGATGATTTTAAGGCTATTGAAACTTATATCGAGAGCTTATAA
- a CDS encoding DUF3737 family protein, translating into MQRKIIGEVFSGERALFMSSNLELENCLFKEGESPLKHAKDIELEKCVFEYKYPLWYAENIKAQNTLFLENARSGLWYSNNLSLKECSFDAPKCFRKSKQIKIYKAHFANALESFWNCEDIELFDVSAKGDYFAMNALNLRAENLEIYGNYCFDGAKNLHIKKAKLISKDAFWNCENVIVEDSFIVGEYLGWNSKNLSFKNCVISSLQGLCYVENLSLEECKFIDTSLAFEYSSVKGTIISSIKSIINPNSAKIKVLKVEELILDESKISLDKISIEEGL; encoded by the coding sequence ATGCAAAGAAAAATCATCGGCGAGGTTTTTAGTGGCGAAAGGGCTCTTTTTATGAGTTCAAATTTAGAGCTTGAAAACTGCCTTTTTAAAGAGGGTGAATCCCCGCTCAAGCATGCCAAAGATATAGAGCTTGAAAAATGCGTATTTGAGTATAAATATCCACTTTGGTATGCTGAAAATATCAAGGCACAAAATACGCTTTTTTTAGAAAATGCTAGAAGCGGGCTTTGGTATAGTAATAATTTAAGCCTTAAGGAGTGTAGTTTTGATGCTCCAAAATGCTTTAGAAAAAGCAAGCAAATCAAAATTTACAAAGCTCATTTTGCAAATGCCTTAGAAAGCTTTTGGAACTGCGAGGATATAGAGCTTTTTGATGTGAGTGCTAAGGGGGATTATTTTGCGATGAATGCGTTAAATTTAAGGGCTGAAAATCTTGAAATTTACGGAAATTACTGCTTTGATGGGGCTAAAAATCTACATATAAAAAAGGCTAAGCTCATCAGCAAGGACGCCTTTTGGAACTGCGAAAATGTCATCGTTGAGGATAGTTTTATCGTGGGTGAATATTTGGGCTGGAATTCCAAGAATTTAAGCTTTAAAAACTGCGTGATTTCAAGCTTGCAAGGACTTTGTTATGTAGAAAATTTAAGCCTTGAAGAATGCAAATTCATAGACACAAGCCTAGCCTTTGAATACTCAAGTGTAAAAGGCACGATAATATCAAGCATTAAAAGTATCATTAATCCAAATTCTGCTAAAATCAAAGTCTTAAAAGTAGAAGAGCTTATCCTTGATGAAAGCAAGATAAGCCTTGATAAAATCAGCATTGAAGAGGGTTTATGA
- a CDS encoding MalY/PatB family protein — protein sequence MKFDFDKVHDRFGTNSVKYNCSKDILPMWVADMDFQTAPQIIKAMREKIELGIFGYEKVSDEFYESVMKWWKNEHKLELEKEWLIFCKGVVPALSSMIRKFTSINEGVLIQPPVYGVFYNIIKDNARKVVENPLIYDKKGYKIDFKDLENKLKEPQTTMMILCNPHNPIGKIWSKSELSKIASLCDKYGVLLVSDEIHCDISTKAFVPILSVSKRAISASSPSKAFNLASIHAAYVFAPDQKLRGRIKTAFNTDEIIEPSTLSMVASIAAYKHSKPWLKALNAYIAQNIAFASEFIEKNSKLKVVLGEATYLLWVDCSAICVNADEFFSFLYKKARLYVSKGSAFGAGGQSFLRLNLALPRARLEEGLKRLVKGAKEFELKAR from the coding sequence ATGAAATTTGATTTTGATAAAGTGCATGATCGTTTTGGTACAAATAGCGTAAAATACAACTGCTCAAAGGACATTTTGCCCATGTGGGTGGCGGATATGGACTTTCAAACCGCACCGCAAATCATCAAGGCTATGCGTGAAAAAATAGAGCTTGGCATTTTTGGCTACGAAAAAGTAAGTGATGAATTTTATGAAAGTGTCATGAAATGGTGGAAAAATGAGCATAAACTAGAGCTTGAAAAAGAATGGCTTATCTTTTGTAAAGGCGTTGTTCCGGCACTTTCAAGCATGATTAGAAAATTTACTAGCATTAATGAGGGCGTGTTGATCCAACCGCCTGTTTATGGCGTTTTTTATAATATCATCAAAGACAATGCTCGTAAAGTCGTGGAAAATCCGCTCATCTATGATAAAAAAGGCTATAAAATCGACTTTAAAGACCTTGAAAACAAGCTCAAAGAGCCACAAACTACGATGATGATACTTTGCAATCCGCACAATCCCATAGGCAAAATTTGGAGCAAAAGCGAGCTTAGTAAAATCGCTTCTTTGTGCGATAAATACGGCGTTTTGTTGGTTAGCGATGAAATTCATTGTGATATTAGCACGAAAGCTTTTGTGCCGATTTTAAGCGTGAGCAAAAGGGCTATTAGCGCAAGTTCTCCAAGCAAGGCTTTTAATCTTGCTAGCATTCATGCAGCCTATGTTTTTGCACCAGATCAAAAGCTACGAGGACGAATAAAAACAGCTTTTAACACCGATGAGATCATCGAGCCAAGCACGCTTAGCATGGTTGCGAGCATAGCTGCTTACAAGCATTCTAAACCTTGGCTCAAGGCATTAAATGCTTATATCGCCCAAAATATCGCCTTTGCAAGTGAATTTATCGAAAAAAACTCAAAGCTTAAGGTTGTATTAGGGGAAGCTACTTATCTTTTATGGGTGGATTGCTCGGCAATTTGCGTGAATGCTGATGAGTTTTTTAGCTTTCTTTATAAAAAAGCAAGGCTTTATGTTTCAAAGGGCAGTGCCTTTGGTGCAGGCGGACAAAGCTTTTTAAGGCTAAATTTAGCCCTGCCAAGAGCAAGACTTGAAGAAGGACTTAAAAGGCTTGTAAAAGGTGCAAAAGAGTTTGAGCTAAAAGCAAGATAA
- the dnaJ gene encoding molecular chaperone DnaJ codes for MEIDYYELLEISQNADKETIKKAYRKLALKYHPDRNQGDKEAEAKFKLINEAYEILSNDEKRSIYDRYGKEGLQGKSAGFGFEDFDLGDIFSNFFGGGFTKSNKNKRSAPKEDKYEASFAINLRINFKEAVFGCEKKIDFIFKQSCKECKGSGSKGGVMKTCPKCDGSGQVGLSRGFMTFVQTCENCSGSGVVPEEKCSACGGKGYEEIKENTSIKIPEGVDDGMSLRVPNKGNILKSGARGDLYVKIAVDEDENFIRDGNDVYLEIPVFFTQAALGQKISVPTLRSQALLELPVGAKDGDRFVLANEGIKDLRSGRLGRQIIQINVKFPTSLNAEQKELLNKLNESFGIQNDGLHHEQKSLFEKITSWFKKES; via the coding sequence GTGGAAATTGATTATTATGAACTCTTAGAAATTTCGCAAAATGCAGACAAAGAAACGATAAAAAAAGCTTACAGAAAACTTGCTTTAAAATACCACCCTGATAGAAATCAAGGAGACAAAGAAGCAGAAGCTAAATTTAAGCTCATTAACGAAGCTTATGAAATTTTAAGCAATGACGAAAAAAGAAGTATTTATGATAGATATGGAAAAGAAGGCTTGCAAGGCAAGAGTGCAGGCTTTGGCTTTGAAGACTTTGACTTAGGAGATATTTTTTCAAATTTCTTTGGCGGAGGCTTTACAAAATCAAATAAAAACAAAAGATCAGCTCCAAAAGAAGACAAATACGAAGCAAGTTTTGCTATCAATCTTCGTATAAATTTCAAAGAAGCTGTTTTTGGCTGTGAGAAAAAAATTGATTTTATTTTCAAGCAATCTTGCAAAGAATGCAAAGGCAGTGGTTCAAAAGGTGGAGTGATGAAAACTTGCCCAAAATGCGATGGAAGCGGACAGGTTGGGCTTTCAAGAGGTTTTATGACCTTTGTGCAAACTTGTGAAAACTGCAGTGGAAGCGGGGTTGTGCCTGAGGAAAAATGCTCAGCATGTGGCGGAAAAGGCTATGAAGAAATCAAAGAAAATACAAGTATCAAGATCCCTGAAGGCGTAGATGATGGCATGAGCTTAAGAGTTCCTAATAAAGGAAACATACTTAAAAGTGGTGCTAGAGGGGATTTATATGTAAAAATAGCTGTTGATGAAGATGAAAATTTCATAAGAGATGGCAATGATGTCTATCTTGAAATTCCTGTATTTTTTACCCAAGCTGCATTAGGGCAAAAAATCAGCGTTCCTACCTTAAGATCACAAGCCTTACTAGAGCTTCCTGTGGGTGCAAAGGACGGAGATAGATTTGTTTTAGCTAATGAGGGGATAAAAGATCTTCGCTCAGGAAGATTAGGAAGACAAATCATACAAATCAATGTCAAATTTCCAACCAGCTTAAACGCTGAACAAAAGGAACTTCTAAATAAACTTAACGAAAGCTTTGGTATCCAAAACGATGGCTTACATCATGAGCAAAAAAGTTTGTTTGAAAAAATCACCTCATGGTTTAAGAAAGAAAGTTAA
- a CDS encoding response regulator transcription factor — MVNVLMIEDDPDFAQLLTEYLAQFNVKVSNFEDPCEVLNLRFEDYDCLILDLTLSKVDGLEICREIRQKSDVPIIISSARGDLSDKVIGLQIGADDYLPKPYDPKEMYARIMSLHRRYKKGHESHMITNLSSAFSIDERRHEISYNEQVLTLTPAEYEILNHLIRQHGFSVSREELVKNCKSLKDKDSKSLDVIIGRLRLKIGDNSKSPKHIFSVRGIGYKLIG; from the coding sequence ATGGTAAATGTTTTGATGATAGAAGATGATCCTGATTTTGCTCAGCTTTTAACCGAGTATTTAGCTCAGTTTAATGTCAAAGTGAGTAATTTTGAAGATCCTTGCGAGGTGTTAAATTTAAGATTTGAGGATTATGATTGTTTGATTCTTGATCTAACTTTATCTAAGGTTGATGGGCTTGAAATTTGCCGTGAAATTCGTCAAAAAAGTGATGTACCTATCATCATTTCTTCAGCAAGAGGCGATCTTAGTGATAAGGTTATAGGACTTCAAATAGGAGCAGATGATTATTTACCTAAGCCTTATGATCCTAAGGAAATGTATGCAAGGATTATGAGCTTGCATCGTCGCTATAAAAAAGGTCATGAAAGCCATATGATCACAAATTTAAGTTCGGCTTTTTCTATCGATGAAAGAAGACATGAGATCAGTTATAATGAGCAGGTTTTAACGCTTACTCCAGCAGAATATGAAATTTTAAATCATCTTATCCGTCAGCATGGATTTTCAGTTTCAAGAGAAGAGCTTGTGAAAAATTGCAAAAGTTTGAAAGATAAAGATTCTAAAAGTCTTGATGTGATTATTGGGCGTTTAAGACTTAAGATAGGAGATAATTCTAAGAGTCCAAAGCATATTTTTTCAGTTCGAGGTATAGGGTATAAACTGATAGGATGA
- a CDS encoding ArsS family sensor histidine kinase codes for MKARDIKTKINWLFFIVFILSCACFVISLILTTQNHFQERDANYQEITKSLINQYISKPNSSLSQILLGNDFSYVKSVAFSDLIRVNGKKLFDIKSGIEEFTFYAYGDRFFLEAKTKDHEYMMQIDRKDSTFEFIFLGFLISLGLVVFLYFSIINSLTPLERLREEVAAAAYNQKFIAQGYNNDEIGKIAFEFEKSMRKNHELVESRQLFLRSIMHELKTPIGKGRIIAEMIKEEKQKSRLISVFERLNLLINEAARIESLFSRNYYLDVHSYKISQILQQVENFLMLDNFKEKVKIDMKEDFYFEVDLEVFALMLKNLIDNAIKHSNDHQCFIEIFQDQIIIKNKGNALEMDFKEYIKAFVRDKNTGVEGMGLGLYIVESICRMHNFSLAYDYKEGYHYFSIFKIKEDKDGKQGA; via the coding sequence ATGAAAGCTCGTGATATTAAAACAAAGATTAATTGGCTTTTTTTTATTGTTTTTATCTTAAGTTGTGCTTGCTTTGTTATATCCTTGATCTTAACAACTCAAAACCATTTTCAAGAAAGGGATGCCAATTATCAAGAAATCACTAAATCTTTGATTAATCAATACATTTCTAAACCAAATTCAAGTTTATCTCAAATTTTACTTGGCAATGATTTTTCTTATGTGAAAAGTGTAGCTTTTTCTGATCTTATTAGAGTCAATGGTAAAAAACTCTTTGATATCAAATCAGGCATAGAGGAATTTACCTTTTATGCTTATGGAGATAGATTTTTTTTAGAAGCAAAAACTAAAGATCATGAGTATATGATGCAAATAGACAGAAAAGATTCAACCTTTGAGTTTATTTTCTTAGGGTTTTTGATCTCTTTGGGTTTGGTGGTCTTTTTGTATTTTTCTATCATCAATTCACTTACTCCCTTAGAAAGACTTAGAGAAGAAGTTGCAGCAGCAGCGTATAATCAAAAATTTATAGCTCAGGGCTACAATAACGATGAAATCGGTAAAATAGCCTTTGAGTTTGAAAAATCCATGAGGAAAAATCACGAACTAGTCGAGTCAAGACAGCTTTTTTTAAGAAGCATTATGCACGAGCTAAAAACGCCTATTGGTAAGGGTAGGATCATTGCTGAGATGATCAAAGAAGAAAAGCAAAAATCACGCCTTATTAGTGTATTTGAAAGGCTAAATTTGCTGATCAATGAGGCTGCGAGGATAGAAAGTTTGTTCTCAAGAAATTACTATCTTGATGTGCATTCGTATAAAATTTCACAAATTTTACAACAGGTTGAAAATTTTTTAATGCTTGATAATTTTAAAGAAAAGGTCAAGATCGACATGAAAGAGGATTTTTATTTTGAGGTTGATCTTGAGGTCTTTGCTCTTATGCTCAAAAATTTGATCGATAATGCGATCAAGCATTCAAACGATCATCAATGCTTCATTGAGATCTTTCAAGATCAAATCATCATCAAAAATAAGGGAAATGCCTTAGAAATGGACTTTAAAGAGTATATCAAAGCCTTTGTGAGAGATAAAAATACAGGAGTTGAGGGCATGGGGCTTGGACTTTATATCGTTGAGAGTATTTGCAGAATGCATAATTTTAGTTTAGCTTATGATTATAAAGAGGGTTATCATTATTTTAGTATATTTAAGATTAAAGAGGATAAAGATGGCAAACAAGGGGCTTGA
- the recR gene encoding recombination mediator RecR produces the protein MANKGLEKFNELVQSFTSLPTIGKKTAVRLAYFVCMSDHFLGMKLAHDIENAIRFIKPCVKCGNLSENELCDICADSQRNKELICVVESPKDILIIEESGSFDGGYFVFDDLNEEKIQKLKDLIKEFKCKELIFAFTHSINSDAIIFFIEDKLKDLDLNFSKIAQGIPSGVHLENVDFISLHRALNHRMKIK, from the coding sequence ATGGCAAACAAGGGGCTTGAAAAATTTAATGAGCTTGTTCAAAGCTTTACTTCTTTGCCGACCATAGGCAAGAAAACAGCGGTGCGTTTGGCGTATTTTGTGTGTATGAGTGATCATTTTTTGGGCATGAAACTTGCTCATGATATAGAAAATGCTATCCGTTTTATCAAGCCTTGCGTAAAGTGTGGAAATTTAAGCGAAAATGAACTTTGCGACATTTGTGCTGATAGTCAAAGAAACAAAGAACTTATATGTGTGGTTGAAAGCCCTAAGGATATTTTGATCATAGAAGAAAGTGGCAGTTTTGATGGAGGGTATTTTGTTTTTGATGATTTGAATGAAGAAAAAATTCAAAAGCTAAAAGATCTTATAAAAGAATTTAAGTGCAAAGAGCTTATCTTTGCTTTTACGCACTCTATAAATTCAGATGCTATCATTTTTTTTATAGAAGATAAGCTTAAAGATCTTGATCTTAATTTCAGCAAGATCGCACAAGGAATTCCAAGTGGGGTGCATTTAGAAAATGTGGATTTTATCTCCTTGCATAGAGCATTAAATCACAGAATGAAGATCAAGTAA
- the lolA gene encoding LolA-like outer membrane lipoprotein chaperone, with protein sequence MKFLGFLLFFCVSLWGFEADYKSFSSDFTQIVSNKNSKISYKGKLIITQNKAFWSYEEPTQKQIYIKNQNITIVEPDLEQVILTKLEKVPNLTQIFKNAKQNKQGLYEANYEGVRYIVKLENDEVQSISYQDDLENEVSIILSKQKRNFAVDENIFEAKYPKSYDILR encoded by the coding sequence ATGAAATTCTTAGGATTTTTACTATTTTTTTGCGTAAGTTTGTGGGGTTTTGAGGCAGATTATAAGAGCTTTAGCAGTGATTTTACACAAATTGTAAGCAACAAAAACTCAAAGATTAGCTATAAAGGAAAGCTCATCATCACGCAAAATAAAGCATTTTGGAGCTATGAAGAGCCTACTCAAAAACAAATTTATATCAAAAATCAAAATATCACGATAGTTGAGCCTGATTTAGAACAAGTTATACTCACAAAGCTTGAAAAAGTGCCAAATTTAACGCAAATTTTTAAAAATGCAAAACAAAACAAACAAGGACTTTATGAGGCAAATTATGAGGGTGTAAGATATATTGTAAAACTTGAAAATGATGAAGTGCAAAGCATTTCTTATCAAGATGATTTGGAAAATGAAGTGAGCATAATCCTTAGCAAGCAAAAAAGAAATTTCGCAGTTGATGAAAATATTTTTGAAGCAAAATATCCTAAAAGCTATGATATATTACGCTAA
- the secA gene encoding preprotein translocase subunit SecA, whose protein sequence is MLKIIKALFGTKNDREVKKYFSRVNEINSLESKYQNLSDEALRAEFESLKQRHLKESVSLDKLLNEVFAIVREVSKRVLNMRHFDVQLIGGMVLHEGKIAEMKTGEGKTLVASLPVVLNAMSGKGVHVVTVNDYLAKRDASEMGAIYNFLGLSVGVVLSSSNSDEDHKKAYECDITYGTNNEFGFDYLRDNMKFSKAEKVQRGHHFVIVDEVDSILIDEARTPLIISGPTNRTLDGYIRANEVAKKMQRGEALLPPQKPSGDFVVDEKNRSILITEAGISKAEELFGVENLYSLDNAILAHQLDQALKAHNLFEKDVHYVVRNKEVIIVDEFTGRLSEGRRFSEGLHQALEAKEGVKIQEESQTLADISFQNYFRMYEKLAGMTGTAQTEAAEFSQIYSLDVISIPTNIPVKRLDKDDLIYKSQNEKFKAVIEEIKRANAKGQPVLVGTASIERSEVFHNMLVKEKIPHHVLNAKNHEQEALIIADAGKKSAVTIATNMAGRGVDIKIDDEVRELGGLYIIGTERHESRRIDNQLRGRAGRQGDPGMSRFYLSLEDNLLRIFGGDRIKSIMERLGIKEGESIESRIVTRAVENAQKKVESLHFESRKHLLEYDDVANEQRKTIYRYRNELLDDEYDIKAKIAQNIGEYANFILGSVFDEQGYDANKLKNELLNDLGLELDLKELENMGLEQIQESLSERLQKAYEFKMQGIDENELAKIERILYLQMLDNAWREHLYQMDILKTGIGLRGYNQKDPLVEYKKESYNLFLELVERIKFDSVKVLFRVVLKRSDELENEAEKQNKELLQKSVEMGANEDNPGQSEFKKVPRNSPCPCGSGKKFKECHGKSGPKQGILA, encoded by the coding sequence ATGCTAAAGATTATCAAAGCTTTATTTGGTACAAAAAATGATAGAGAGGTTAAAAAATACTTTTCAAGAGTAAATGAGATCAATTCTCTTGAAAGCAAGTATCAAAATTTAAGCGATGAGGCTTTAAGAGCTGAGTTTGAAAGCCTTAAACAAAGACATCTTAAAGAGAGCGTAAGCCTTGATAAGCTCTTAAATGAGGTCTTTGCTATAGTTCGTGAGGTTTCAAAAAGAGTTTTAAATATGAGACATTTTGATGTGCAATTAATAGGCGGCATGGTCTTGCACGAGGGCAAGATAGCTGAGATGAAAACAGGGGAGGGAAAGACCCTTGTAGCAAGCTTGCCTGTGGTTTTAAATGCAATGAGCGGCAAGGGCGTTCATGTAGTAACTGTGAATGATTATTTAGCCAAAAGAGATGCCAGCGAAATGGGAGCAATTTATAATTTTTTAGGCCTTAGTGTAGGTGTGGTGCTTTCAAGTTCAAATTCAGATGAGGATCACAAAAAAGCCTATGAATGCGACATCACTTACGGCACAAACAATGAATTTGGCTTTGATTATTTGCGTGATAATATGAAATTTTCAAAGGCTGAAAAGGTGCAAAGAGGACATCATTTTGTCATCGTTGATGAGGTTGATAGTATCTTAATAGATGAGGCAAGAACGCCTTTAATCATAAGCGGTCCCACAAATCGCACCCTAGATGGCTACATAAGGGCAAATGAGGTGGCTAAAAAGATGCAAAGAGGAGAGGCTCTTTTGCCGCCTCAAAAGCCTAGTGGGGACTTTGTTGTTGATGAGAAAAACCGCTCCATACTCATAACAGAAGCTGGAATTTCAAAGGCTGAAGAGCTTTTTGGAGTGGAAAATTTATACAGCCTTGATAATGCTATCTTAGCTCATCAGCTTGATCAAGCCCTAAAGGCTCACAATCTTTTTGAAAAAGATGTGCATTATGTGGTGCGTAATAAAGAAGTTATTATCGTTGATGAGTTTACAGGGCGTTTGAGCGAGGGCAGACGCTTTAGTGAGGGGCTTCATCAGGCTTTAGAGGCTAAGGAGGGAGTGAAAATTCAAGAAGAAAGCCAGACCCTAGCTGATATAAGCTTTCAAAATTATTTTAGAATGTATGAAAAACTAGCCGGAATGACAGGCACAGCCCAAACAGAGGCTGCTGAGTTTTCTCAAATTTATAGCCTTGATGTGATCTCAATTCCGACCAATATCCCTGTAAAAAGGCTGGATAAGGACGATTTGATTTATAAGAGTCAAAATGAGAAATTTAAGGCTGTCATTGAGGAGATTAAAAGGGCAAATGCTAAGGGTCAGCCTGTTTTGGTAGGAACTGCTAGCATAGAAAGAAGCGAGGTTTTTCACAATATGCTTGTAAAAGAAAAGATCCCTCATCATGTGCTAAATGCTAAAAATCACGAACAAGAAGCCTTAATCATCGCTGATGCTGGCAAAAAATCAGCCGTTACCATAGCTACAAATATGGCAGGGCGTGGGGTGGATATAAAAATAGATGATGAGGTGCGTGAGCTTGGAGGACTTTATATAATAGGCACTGAAAGGCATGAAAGCAGAAGAATAGACAATCAATTAAGAGGGCGAGCTGGGCGTCAAGGAGATCCTGGAATGAGCCGTTTTTATCTAAGTCTTGAGGATAATCTTTTGCGAATTTTTGGAGGCGATAGGATAAAAAGCATTATGGAAAGGCTTGGCATAAAGGAGGGTGAGAGCATAGAAAGCCGCATAGTTACAAGGGCTGTTGAAAATGCGCAAAAAAAGGTTGAAAGCCTTCATTTTGAAAGTCGTAAGCATTTGCTTGAGTATGATGATGTGGCAAATGAGCAAAGAAAGACTATTTATCGTTATAGAAATGAGCTTTTAGATGATGAATACGACATTAAGGCTAAGATAGCTCAAAATATCGGCGAGTATGCAAATTTCATTTTAGGTTCTGTTTTTGACGAGCAAGGCTATGATGCTAATAAGCTTAAAAATGAGCTTTTAAACGATCTTGGCTTAGAGCTTGATCTTAAAGAACTCGAAAATATGGGTTTGGAGCAAATTCAAGAAAGCTTGAGTGAGCGTTTACAAAAGGCTTATGAGTTTAAAATGCAAGGTATTGATGAAAATGAGCTAGCAAAGATAGAACGCATATTGTATCTTCAAATGCTTGATAATGCTTGGCGCGAGCATTTATATCAAATGGATATTTTAAAAACAGGCATAGGACTTCGCGGATACAATCAAAAAGATCCTTTAGTTGAATACAAAAAAGAAAGTTACAATCTTTTCCTAGAGCTTGTTGAACGCATTAAATTTGACAGCGTGAAAGTGCTTTTTAGAGTGGTTTTAAAAAGAAGTGATGAGCTTGAAAATGAAGCAGAAAAGCAAAATAAAGAGCTTTTGCAAAAATCTGTTGAAATGGGTGCAAATGAGGATAATCCGGGTCAAAGCGAGTTTAAAAAAGTGCCAAGAAATTCGCCTTGTCCTTGCGGAAGTGGAAAGAAATTTAAAGAATGTCATGGCAAAAGTGGTCCAAAGCAAGGAATTTTAGCTTGA
- a CDS encoding ABC transporter permease: protein MLSMLLAFFGVCIGLCVLLVAMAIMNGFDKDFKQRFFVMNYPLTIMPKFYSNIDDHLIWYLRQEFPNLHFSPYISTQVIAKGDNGFEGGLLFGVHFEEEKKINEVVKEALKDRNLSDFDILIGQGLKEEFRLNFNDKLPIIFSNLNPSGLALIPQTKRFDVKASFRSGLLLYDKAYMYADIKALRKVLNYPEIYDGVHVFSKDAMADLPKIKAFLGESFSVFGWWEQNANLFSALELEKRALFIVLMLIILVASLNIVSSLLMIVMNRRSEIALLLALGASKAEVKKSFFTLGTLIGGGGMIAGVILAFLTMWVLGNFDIIELPADVYGSSKLPLDLSLSDFLLTLVGASLIVAFSSYYPAKKATQVDVLDALRNE, encoded by the coding sequence ATGCTTTCTATGCTCTTAGCCTTTTTTGGCGTTTGTATAGGGCTTTGCGTCTTGCTTGTGGCTATGGCGATTATGAATGGTTTTGATAAGGATTTTAAACAAAGATTTTTTGTTATGAATTATCCTTTAACTATAATGCCTAAATTTTATTCAAATATCGATGATCATTTGATTTGGTATTTAAGACAGGAATTTCCAAATTTACATTTTAGTCCTTATATTAGTACTCAAGTGATCGCAAAGGGCGATAATGGCTTTGAGGGTGGGCTTTTATTTGGCGTTCATTTTGAAGAAGAAAAAAAGATCAATGAGGTTGTAAAAGAGGCTCTAAAAGATAGGAATTTAAGCGACTTTGATATACTCATAGGACAGGGTTTAAAGGAGGAATTTAGGCTCAATTTCAACGATAAGCTTCCCATTATCTTTTCAAATTTAAATCCAAGTGGCTTAGCTCTCATTCCTCAAACAAAAAGATTTGATGTAAAGGCAAGTTTTCGCTCAGGGCTTTTGCTTTATGATAAGGCTTATATGTATGCAGATATTAAGGCTTTAAGAAAGGTTTTGAATTATCCTGAAATTTATGATGGAGTTCATGTTTTTAGCAAGGACGCTATGGCTGATTTACCAAAGATCAAAGCCTTTTTAGGGGAAAGTTTTTCCGTTTTTGGCTGGTGGGAACAAAATGCGAATTTATTTTCGGCTTTAGAGCTTGAAAAAAGGGCATTGTTTATTGTTTTAATGCTTATTATTTTGGTTGCTAGTTTAAATATAGTAAGCTCTTTGCTCATGATAGTGATGAACCGCCGTAGCGAAATAGCCTTATTGCTCGCACTTGGAGCAAGTAAAGCCGAGGTTAAAAAAAGCTTTTTTACACTTGGAACACTCATAGGCGGTGGTGGAATGATAGCTGGTGTGATCCTTGCTTTTTTAACGATGTGGGTGCTTGGGAATTTTGACATTATCGAGCTTCCTGCTGATGTTTATGGCTCAAGTAAATTGCCTTTAGATCTTTCTTTGAGCGATTTTTTACTCACCTTGGTTGGAGCAAGTTTGATCGTGGCTTTTAGCTCTTATTATCCAGCCAAAAAAGCCACTCAAGTTGATGTACTTGATGCCTTGAGAAATGAATAA